The Fortiea contorta PCC 7126 genome has a segment encoding these proteins:
- a CDS encoding BMP family ABC transporter substrate-binding protein: MDRRNFLKYATLAGSSFTLSSCISTRKSTSQVEVSPTVSPVAASEPLKVGFVYTRSIGDFGWTYSHDLGRREMEAYLQDKVKTTFLENVNTDIEAERVIRQLALDGNKLIFATSLSYTNPMMKVAPEFPDVVFEHCTGYRRAVNVGTYLVRFEEARYLTGMIAGKMTKSQIIGFVASEPIAEVIRGINAFTQGLRQTNPQAKVRVLWARSWYDPAKEREIAQALINLGADVLTQHTDSSAPVQLAQEKRIYAFGYNHDLSKFAPTAHLTSVMSKWGKFYTDTALAVINNTWKSRATWDGIGKGMVDISPMNQIIPTDVQQLVNTKRQEFIQGVAHPFSGPVKDQQGVVRVPKGKMLGDAEQLVMNWYVEGVEGAIPQKSL; this comes from the coding sequence ATGGATCGCCGGAATTTTCTTAAGTATGCAACTTTAGCAGGGTCTAGTTTCACTCTGTCTAGCTGTATTTCCACCAGAAAATCTACTTCCCAAGTTGAGGTATCTCCCACGGTATCACCTGTAGCGGCAAGTGAACCTTTAAAAGTAGGATTTGTTTATACTCGTTCTATCGGTGATTTTGGCTGGACTTACTCCCATGATCTTGGTCGCCGAGAAATGGAAGCATATTTGCAAGATAAAGTCAAGACCACCTTTCTGGAAAATGTCAACACAGACATCGAAGCAGAAAGAGTGATTCGCCAATTAGCACTAGATGGTAACAAGTTGATTTTTGCCACTTCCTTGAGCTACACAAATCCGATGATGAAAGTAGCTCCAGAATTTCCTGATGTGGTTTTTGAACATTGTACAGGATATCGGCGCGCTGTTAATGTCGGCACTTATTTAGTACGTTTTGAAGAAGCGCGATATTTAACAGGCATGATTGCTGGTAAAATGACGAAATCTCAAATAATTGGTTTTGTGGCATCAGAGCCAATTGCCGAAGTAATTCGCGGCATAAATGCCTTTACCCAAGGATTGCGACAGACAAATCCCCAAGCTAAAGTCAGGGTACTTTGGGCCCGTAGTTGGTATGATCCAGCTAAAGAAAGGGAAATAGCCCAAGCTTTAATTAATCTCGGCGCAGATGTATTGACACAGCACACTGATTCTTCTGCTCCTGTGCAACTGGCTCAAGAAAAACGGATTTATGCTTTTGGTTACAATCATGATCTGAGTAAGTTTGCTCCTACAGCACATCTGACGTCTGTGATGAGTAAGTGGGGCAAATTTTATACAGATACAGCTTTAGCAGTAATCAATAATACTTGGAAGTCCAGAGCGACCTGGGATGGTATCGGTAAAGGAATGGTTGACATTTCCCCGATGAATCAGATAATTCCTACTGATGTTCAGCAATTAGTTAACACTAAACGCCAAGAATTTATTCAAGGTGTTGCTCATCCCTTTTCTGGCCCGGTGAAAGACCAGCAGGGAGTAGTGCGGGTTCCCAAGGGTAAAATGTTAGGTGATGCTGAACAGTTGGTGATGAATTGGTATGTGGAAGGAGTAGAGGGGGCGATTCCTCAAAAAAGTTTATAG
- a CDS encoding peptidoglycan-binding domain-containing protein, with product MNARTASTPSLPNLRFGDSGDAVRVLQRLLLNNRYPVKLDGAFGALTETAVKAFQNQRNLSPDGVVGSRTWRELIQ from the coding sequence ATGAATGCACGCACTGCTTCCACTCCCAGCTTACCCAATCTCCGGTTTGGAGATTCAGGCGATGCTGTCAGAGTTTTACAAAGATTGTTATTAAATAACCGTTACCCTGTGAAACTTGATGGCGCTTTCGGCGCTCTCACAGAAACTGCAGTCAAAGCGTTTCAAAATCAACGCAACTTATCACCAGATGGTGTAGTTGGTTCCCGCACTTGGCGTGAGTTGATCCAGTAG
- the cax gene encoding calcium/proton exchanger, producing the protein MSVKNTLFLVLLIFVPISLAAHVLEWGELIVFITAGLAILPLAGWMGTATEEIAVVAGPSLGGLLNATFGNATELIIALVALNAGLVNVVKASITGSIIGNLLLVMGLSMFLGGLRYKEQKFQSIVARVNASSMNLAVIAILLPTAMNYTSVGISEETLQNLSLGVAVVLMLVYALTLLFSMKTHSYLYEVGVAEAEIEEPSHEKPNIWLWSGVLLVCTLFVALESEMLVDSLEVATSQLGLTALFTGVIVVPIIGNAAEHATAVTVAMKDKMDLSLSVAVGSSMQIALFVAPVLVIAGWLIGQPMDLDFQPFELVAVAVSVLIANSICSDGKSNWLEGTLLLAAYAVLGFAFYFHPVIDGIG; encoded by the coding sequence ATGTCGGTCAAAAACACTCTGTTTCTCGTTTTGTTAATATTTGTACCAATTTCTCTCGCAGCGCACGTTTTAGAGTGGGGAGAATTAATCGTTTTTATCACCGCTGGATTAGCGATTCTCCCGTTAGCAGGTTGGATGGGTACAGCTACAGAAGAAATTGCGGTGGTAGCTGGGCCATCATTGGGGGGGTTATTAAATGCTACCTTTGGCAATGCCACTGAATTAATTATTGCTCTAGTGGCGCTGAACGCTGGACTGGTGAATGTAGTCAAGGCTAGCATCACGGGATCGATTATCGGCAACTTATTATTAGTAATGGGTCTGTCGATGTTTTTGGGGGGACTGCGCTACAAAGAACAAAAATTTCAATCAATTGTGGCGCGGGTGAATGCTTCGTCAATGAATTTGGCGGTGATTGCGATTTTGTTACCCACAGCGATGAACTATACTTCCGTGGGAATTAGTGAAGAAACTCTACAAAATCTTTCTCTTGGCGTGGCTGTCGTATTAATGTTGGTTTATGCTTTGACGCTGCTGTTTTCTATGAAAACTCACTCCTACTTATATGAAGTCGGTGTTGCCGAAGCAGAAATAGAGGAACCCTCCCATGAAAAACCCAACATTTGGCTCTGGAGTGGGGTGTTATTGGTTTGTACCCTGTTCGTAGCCCTAGAGTCAGAAATGCTGGTTGATTCGTTAGAAGTAGCCACATCCCAGTTAGGCTTAACCGCCTTATTTACTGGGGTAATCGTCGTTCCCATTATTGGAAACGCCGCCGAACACGCCACAGCAGTGACTGTAGCAATGAAAGATAAGATGGATCTTTCCCTATCTGTGGCGGTGGGATCAAGTATGCAAATTGCTTTGTTTGTTGCTCCCGTGTTAGTCATTGCAGGTTGGTTAATTGGTCAACCAATGGATTTAGATTTCCAGCCCTTTGAATTAGTAGCTGTAGCCGTGTCCGTGTTAATTGCCAACAGCATCTGTTCTGATGGTAAATCTAATTGGCTCGAAGGGACATTACTATTAGCCGCTTATGCAGTCTTAGGCTTTGCTTTCTACTTCCATCCCGTGATTGATGGTATTGGCTAG
- a CDS encoding TMEM175 family protein: MGKGRLEAFSDAVIAIIITIMVLEIKVPHGHDLAVLRPLLPIFLSYVLSFVFLGIYWNNHHHLIQAIRHVNGRILWANLHLLFWLSLIPFVTGWMGENDFARLPVALYGTVLMLTGIAYWILTQTLVEHHGKDSALAIALGKDFKGKISIFIYALAIPLAFLNSLFACGLYILVAVMWLIPDRRIEKTFIQ, from the coding sequence ATGGGAAAAGGGAGATTAGAAGCCTTCAGCGATGCCGTAATCGCTATCATTATCACCATCATGGTACTGGAAATCAAAGTACCCCACGGCCATGATTTAGCAGTGTTGCGTCCCTTGCTCCCCATATTTCTTAGTTATGTACTCAGCTTTGTATTTCTTGGTATCTATTGGAACAACCATCATCACCTGATACAAGCGATTCGCCACGTTAACGGACGCATTTTGTGGGCTAACCTGCATCTATTATTCTGGTTATCACTGATACCATTCGTCACAGGCTGGATGGGTGAAAACGATTTCGCACGCTTGCCAGTCGCCCTTTATGGTACGGTATTGATGTTAACGGGAATTGCCTACTGGATTTTAACCCAGACCCTTGTAGAGCATCACGGTAAAGATTCCGCGTTAGCGATCGCACTTGGCAAAGACTTTAAGGGCAAAATATCAATATTCATCTACGCCCTAGCAATTCCCCTGGCTTTTCTCAATTCATTATTCGCCTGTGGACTATACATCCTAGTAGCCGTAATGTGGCTCATCCCCGACCGCCGCATTGAAAAAACTTTTATTCAGTAA
- a CDS encoding DUF3536 domain-containing protein, which yields MTSAAEMPASSGSTFTSHHDLKHTQESDPLSTKTGVYVAVHGHFYQPPRENPYLDAIERQPSAAPFHDWNERIHWECYRPNAFARVLNDRGEVVGIVNNYEYMSFNIGPTLMSWLERHDVEVYQRILEADAKSARRLQGHGNAIAQVYNHIIMPLANERDKYTQIRWGVADFRSRFGRDPEGMWLAETAVDYATLEALVAEGIRFIILAPSQAQRCRPFATADDPQPEWHEVGGSQIDPTRPYRCYLPHHQTTNPPYIDIFFYDGPISRDMGFSDVVYNSHHFAGRIGAAVRGDHRPAQLISVATDGETFGHHKKGTEKTLAYAFIAEFPDHGWTVTNFAHYLSLNPPAWEVELKPVTAWSCAHGVDRWQDDCGCGGEGGVWHQKWRRPLRNALNWLRDQLIEVYEEYGKQIFTDPWQARDEYIEVIRDRSPANVSRFLNRHQTHKLTAAEQVDALRLLEMQRHALLMFTSCGWFFEEISRPEGTQILRYAARALELAGDVAGVQLEADFVKRLGLAPSNVDIFMHGGEVYRQQVLTAQISFQQVAAHYAITSLFAHHKTPETRNSAIVPDHTGKHPHPYQKRVYCYTANELDYQLQRMGSLTLVVGHLQLVSEVTWESEHLVFAVLHLGGWDFHCCIQPFSGRRDYSELKEKLFIALQQASAAHTILVMTQLFREEAFNLQDLFAEERHRIMQLLSQETLARLNQLYTQTYRDNYGVIMAFHRDGLAVPQELQVAAEIALGHRCMMILRSLEQDITEPQTSWNHLVELEAIATEAKHLRCRLNIPEGRQILEQLIMRSLWQLLHDPQDSGDADIQRLEKLIDVGYQLNLGISLHRSQELYFSCLHNQIASLCLITGNHKQDSDQCAHLLKLGQKLAVDVSAIFNQLT from the coding sequence ATGACTTCTGCTGCTGAAATGCCGGCTAGCTCTGGCTCAACATTCACATCGCACCATGATCTCAAACACACTCAGGAGAGCGATCCCCTGAGCACTAAGACTGGTGTATATGTAGCTGTACATGGTCACTTTTACCAGCCACCAAGGGAAAACCCTTATCTGGACGCGATTGAACGCCAACCGAGTGCAGCTCCTTTCCATGACTGGAATGAGCGCATCCATTGGGAATGCTATCGCCCGAATGCCTTTGCTAGGGTGCTCAATGACCGAGGCGAAGTGGTGGGGATCGTGAACAATTATGAGTACATGAGCTTCAATATCGGCCCCACATTGATGTCGTGGCTAGAGCGCCATGATGTCGAGGTTTATCAGCGAATTTTAGAGGCTGATGCGAAAAGTGCGCGGCGGTTGCAGGGACATGGAAATGCGATCGCGCAAGTATACAATCACATCATCATGCCTTTGGCTAACGAACGCGACAAATACACCCAAATTCGCTGGGGTGTCGCAGATTTCCGCTCCCGCTTCGGCCGCGATCCCGAAGGTATGTGGTTAGCAGAAACGGCTGTAGACTACGCCACTCTAGAAGCTCTGGTGGCTGAAGGTATTCGCTTCATTATCCTTGCACCATCTCAAGCCCAACGTTGTCGTCCTTTCGCCACTGCAGATGATCCCCAGCCGGAATGGCACGAAGTCGGCGGTAGTCAGATTGATCCCACCCGCCCCTATCGTTGTTATTTACCGCATCATCAAACCACGAACCCACCTTACATCGATATCTTCTTCTACGATGGCCCAATCTCACGGGATATGGGTTTTAGCGATGTTGTCTATAACTCCCACCACTTTGCAGGACGCATCGGTGCTGCAGTTCGTGGGGATCACCGTCCAGCGCAATTAATTTCTGTGGCGACAGACGGGGAAACCTTCGGACACCACAAGAAAGGTACCGAAAAAACTTTAGCTTATGCTTTCATCGCCGAGTTTCCTGACCACGGCTGGACTGTGACGAATTTTGCTCACTACCTCAGCTTAAATCCTCCCGCGTGGGAGGTGGAATTAAAGCCAGTCACCGCCTGGAGTTGTGCCCACGGTGTGGATAGATGGCAAGATGATTGTGGTTGTGGTGGTGAAGGGGGTGTGTGGCATCAAAAATGGCGTCGTCCCCTGCGGAATGCACTGAATTGGCTGCGGGATCAGTTAATTGAGGTGTATGAAGAATATGGTAAGCAAATTTTCACCGATCCCTGGCAAGCGCGAGATGAGTATATTGAAGTAATTCGCGATCGCTCTCCCGCTAATGTCAGCCGTTTTCTCAACCGCCATCAAACCCACAAACTCACAGCCGCAGAACAAGTAGACGCACTGCGTTTATTAGAAATGCAGCGTCATGCTTTGCTGATGTTCACCAGTTGTGGTTGGTTTTTTGAAGAAATTTCCCGCCCAGAAGGCACACAAATTCTGCGTTACGCCGCTCGTGCTTTGGAATTGGCGGGAGATGTCGCCGGTGTGCAACTAGAAGCAGATTTCGTCAAACGCCTGGGTTTAGCGCCTAGTAATGTTGATATCTTCATGCATGGCGGCGAAGTTTATCGCCAACAAGTACTAACTGCTCAAATTAGCTTCCAGCAGGTAGCCGCCCACTACGCCATTACTTCCCTGTTTGCTCATCACAAAACACCAGAAACACGGAATTCTGCCATCGTCCCAGATCATACCGGCAAACATCCCCACCCTTACCAAAAGCGAGTTTATTGCTACACCGCCAATGAGTTAGATTACCAACTGCAACGCATGGGATCATTAACTCTGGTAGTAGGGCATTTACAGCTAGTGTCAGAAGTTACCTGGGAAAGTGAACATTTAGTGTTTGCTGTGCTGCATTTGGGGGGCTGGGATTTCCACTGCTGCATTCAACCATTTTCTGGGAGACGCGACTACAGCGAATTGAAAGAAAAGCTGTTTATCGCCTTGCAGCAAGCTAGCGCAGCTCATACTATCTTGGTGATGACTCAGCTATTTAGAGAAGAAGCATTCAATTTGCAAGATTTATTCGCTGAAGAACGTCACCGAATTATGCAACTGCTGAGTCAAGAAACACTGGCGCGTTTGAATCAACTTTATACCCAAACGTATCGGGATAATTACGGTGTGATTATGGCTTTCCATCGGGATGGACTAGCTGTACCCCAAGAATTGCAAGTAGCAGCGGAAATAGCTCTAGGGCATCGCTGTATGATGATCTTGCGATCGCTTGAGCAAGATATCACCGAACCGCAAACCAGCTGGAATCATCTAGTAGAATTGGAAGCGATCGCCACCGAAGCTAAACATCTGCGTTGTCGGCTAAATATTCCCGAAGGTAGGCAGATTTTAGAACAGTTGATTATGCGATCGCTTTGGCAATTGTTACACGATCCCCAAGACAGCGGCGATGCAGATATCCAACGTTTAGAAAAATTAATTGATGTTGGCTATCAGCTAAATTTAGGCATCTCCTTACATCGATCCCAAGAACTATACTTTAGCTGTTTGCACAATCAAATAGCCTCCCTGTGTCTCATCACTGGGAATCATAAACAAGATTCGGATCAATGTGCTCACTTACTCAAATTAGGACAAAAGCTAGCTGTTGATGTCAGCGCCATCTTCAATCAATTAACGTAG
- a CDS encoding TonB-dependent siderophore receptor, with translation MLNLWQTSLFLTGAFSLLGMQAAWGQTPDGHRGAQILVQSATPTSEIILVTGVKANPTDKGLEIVLQTNKGEQLQITNSSTGNNFIADIANAQLRLANGDGFAFRSEKPLAGITEITVTNFNANTVRVTVVGEKSLPTVELFDSDEGLIFGVTTSATATQPEEPASQTPQEQPAAQQDESIELVVTGEQDGYRVPDATTGSRLDIPLLETPASIGVITEEFIEDKAPRRVEDLAPYTSGVTAGNIGQGGLFTDFQIRGFSTGSQVYVNGLRDNYRSLIRDFANIERLEILKGFSSLLYGTGSPGGVVNFITKKPQATPSYKFSADIGSFNFYRTEVDLTGPLTDDKNLLYRLNLALQDADDFVDNVEDNRIFVAPSLTFLTGGGGSLTVEGEYYRQDKDFNTGAKFFDGQIFYDRSYTDPRNSQIYNHYRIAAYLDQPISKQWSVNLSGQYFNTQREANPIFVALGFEGDTLTRFYRTIFDDYYQYNLRGEIRGNFNIGSSEHKLLTGFEYNKYRSRFNGVNAGFFGSIDVVNPSFDVPIPTGLTNRSVDFSDSDWGVYIQDFVKIGQFRLLAGLRYGGFDSVTGSADNFVSPSIGLVYSLTDSASIYASFSQSTEPQFGLLSDGNAPEARKATQYEVGAKVNLLNDRLTITTALFNLKQTNIAETDPSNPDFNILVGDIRSQGFELDIQGKITENFSLIAAYTFLDSEITKSVVPGQAGNRPINSPQHSVGLYGKYEFTGGSLKGLSLGTGLVYVDERQGDNENTFELPGYVRVDLGAAYKVNNLTFRLGIENLFDTRYAAGSNNRANITQGSPFAVTGSVSVEF, from the coding sequence GTGTTGAATTTGTGGCAGACATCGCTTTTTCTGACAGGTGCATTTTCGCTTCTGGGAATGCAAGCAGCGTGGGGACAAACTCCTGATGGTCATCGCGGCGCTCAAATTTTGGTACAGTCCGCAACACCAACATCAGAAATTATTCTAGTTACTGGAGTTAAGGCAAATCCTACAGATAAGGGTTTAGAAATTGTTCTCCAAACTAACAAAGGGGAACAGCTACAAATCACCAACAGCAGTACTGGTAATAATTTTATTGCTGATATCGCCAATGCTCAGTTACGTTTAGCTAATGGTGATGGTTTCGCGTTTCGTTCCGAAAAACCACTTGCGGGAATTACAGAAATAACTGTAACCAACTTTAACGCAAATACTGTGAGGGTGACAGTTGTCGGTGAAAAAAGTTTACCAACAGTTGAGTTATTTGACAGTGATGAAGGTTTAATTTTTGGTGTCACAACTTCAGCAACAGCAACGCAACCAGAGGAGCCAGCAAGTCAAACACCACAAGAGCAACCAGCAGCGCAGCAGGATGAGTCGATTGAATTGGTGGTGACAGGAGAACAAGATGGATATCGAGTACCAGATGCTACTACTGGAAGTAGGCTTGATATTCCACTACTGGAAACACCTGCATCAATTGGCGTAATTACAGAGGAGTTTATTGAGGATAAAGCACCCCGACGAGTGGAAGACTTAGCCCCTTATACTAGCGGAGTGACAGCAGGGAATATAGGACAAGGTGGACTGTTCACTGACTTTCAAATTCGTGGATTTAGTACAGGTAGCCAAGTTTATGTTAATGGATTACGAGATAATTACCGTTCTTTAATCAGAGACTTTGCTAATATTGAACGTCTGGAAATTTTGAAAGGTTTCTCTTCTTTGCTTTACGGAACAGGCTCACCCGGTGGAGTAGTTAACTTCATTACCAAAAAGCCTCAAGCCACACCCAGTTATAAATTTTCAGCCGATATAGGTAGCTTTAATTTTTATCGCACTGAAGTTGATTTAACAGGGCCGTTAACTGATGATAAAAATCTACTTTATCGTCTCAATTTAGCTCTTCAAGATGCAGATGATTTTGTAGACAACGTTGAAGATAATCGTATTTTTGTTGCTCCATCACTGACATTTTTAACAGGTGGAGGTGGCTCTTTAACAGTTGAAGGGGAATATTATCGACAAGATAAAGACTTTAATACTGGAGCTAAATTTTTTGATGGTCAGATTTTTTATGACCGCAGTTATACAGATCCTCGTAATAGCCAAATTTATAATCACTATCGCATTGCAGCTTACTTAGACCAGCCAATTAGTAAGCAGTGGTCGGTTAATCTGAGCGGTCAGTATTTTAATACACAAAGAGAAGCTAATCCAATTTTTGTTGCACTTGGCTTTGAGGGTGACACATTAACACGTTTTTATCGAACAATTTTTGATGATTATTATCAATATAATCTTCGAGGTGAAATCAGAGGAAACTTTAATATTGGCTCATCAGAACACAAATTACTCACAGGCTTTGAGTACAATAAATATCGCTCAAGATTCAATGGTGTTAATGCTGGCTTTTTTGGCAGTATTGACGTTGTTAACCCTAGTTTTGATGTTCCTATTCCCACTGGACTTACTAATCGTTCAGTTGATTTTAGTGATAGTGATTGGGGTGTTTATATCCAAGATTTTGTGAAAATTGGACAATTTAGGTTACTGGCAGGTTTACGCTATGGTGGATTTGATTCTGTAACTGGTAGCGCAGATAATTTTGTTTCTCCCAGCATTGGTTTAGTTTATAGTTTGACAGATTCAGCCTCAATTTATGCTAGCTTTAGTCAATCAACTGAGCCGCAATTTGGTTTACTCTCAGACGGGAATGCTCCTGAAGCTAGAAAGGCTACTCAATATGAAGTTGGTGCTAAAGTGAATCTGTTAAATGATAGATTGACTATCACGACAGCACTGTTTAACTTAAAGCAAACCAATATTGCAGAAACAGATCCTAGTAACCCAGATTTCAACATCCTTGTAGGTGATATTCGTAGCCAGGGTTTTGAATTAGATATTCAAGGCAAAATTACCGAGAATTTTAGTCTGATTGCGGCTTACACTTTCCTAGATTCAGAAATTACTAAAAGTGTCGTTCCCGGACAAGCAGGGAATCGACCAATTAATAGTCCACAACACAGCGTTGGTCTTTATGGGAAGTACGAATTTACTGGAGGTTCACTAAAAGGGTTGAGTTTAGGTACAGGTTTAGTTTATGTGGATGAAAGACAAGGAGATAACGAAAACACTTTTGAGCTTCCTGGCTATGTGCGAGTTGATTTAGGTGCTGCTTACAAAGTTAACAACTTGACTTTTAGGTTAGGAATTGAAAACCTTTTTGATACTCGTTATGCAGCCGGTTCAAATAATCGAGCTAACATTACTCAGGGTTCACCTTTTGCAGTGACTGGTTCCGTTTCAGTGGAGTTTTAA
- a CDS encoding helix-turn-helix domain-containing protein, translated as MTITLSQQEFDGLFEETVEPSQHPDPDDAMDIVYKYPRRLGQGYWRRIQLRPGLELIIGNLQMRDRMIILQPEQEHDALEYHFHFSGEHYDQYRSVAGGEYSFLGSGLDPKQTSDCSDKHSFLEINIYMQPESLYSFAANTEGQLPQQLQPWIRQSHQTYYCRCGRATPAMYTIARQIIQCPYQGIAKRMYLEGKALELMGMLVAQEIEINDGNYRLHTLKPDVVERIYHARDILLKRLHNPPSFMELSRAVGLNDYLLKQGFRQVFGTTAFSYLHHYRLEQARQLLDTGDLKVSEIANIVGFVSHSYFTAAFRKKFGFSPKQYQMQQKKSV; from the coding sequence ATGACAATCACCCTTTCCCAGCAAGAGTTTGATGGGCTATTTGAAGAGACAGTCGAACCTTCCCAGCACCCAGATCCAGATGATGCGATGGACATAGTATACAAATACCCGCGACGGCTAGGACAAGGTTACTGGCGGAGAATTCAGTTGCGCCCAGGATTAGAGTTGATTATTGGCAATTTGCAAATGCGCGATCGCATGATTATTTTACAACCAGAACAAGAACATGATGCCTTAGAATATCACTTCCATTTTTCTGGAGAACATTACGATCAATACAGAAGTGTTGCTGGAGGCGAATACAGTTTTCTAGGAAGTGGATTAGATCCCAAACAAACCAGCGATTGTTCAGATAAACACTCATTTCTGGAGATAAATATTTACATGCAGCCGGAATCACTATATTCTTTTGCTGCTAATACAGAAGGACAATTACCCCAACAATTGCAACCGTGGATTCGGCAATCTCATCAAACATATTACTGCCGATGTGGTCGTGCCACACCAGCTATGTACACTATTGCACGGCAAATTATCCAATGTCCCTATCAGGGAATCGCCAAGCGGATGTATTTGGAAGGGAAAGCTTTAGAGTTAATGGGAATGTTGGTTGCACAGGAGATAGAAATTAATGATGGTAATTATCGTCTCCACACTTTAAAACCCGATGTAGTAGAGAGAATCTACCATGCCAGAGATATTTTATTGAAACGATTGCACAATCCACCTTCGTTTATGGAGTTGTCAAGGGCTGTGGGTTTAAATGATTATCTGCTGAAACAGGGATTTCGTCAGGTATTTGGCACCACAGCTTTTAGTTATTTACATCACTATCGCTTAGAGCAAGCGCGTCAACTTCTAGATACTGGAGATTTAAAAGTGTCAGAAATTGCTAACATTGTCGGCTTTGTCAGCCACAGTTATTTCACCGCAGCCTTTAGGAAAAAATTCGGTTTTTCACCCAAGCAATATCAAATGCAACAAAAAAAATCCGTCTAG
- a CDS encoding peptidoglycan-binding domain-containing protein, whose product MSELGLLVTGVLKTGQPFLLNLPQKQPIYSENGVHNSPSRKLSGSVVTAKITPPEFIQVDRSFLTTPSKLKPKNENIVNKISKKLPPPKSTGLLAQSDNSESVVAARRRVTRSRFQTFGSRPLPVISFGNSGVAVRVLQRLLISNGYGMRIDGVFGPFTETAVRAFQNQRNLVPDGIVGQRTWRELTF is encoded by the coding sequence ATGAGTGAACTTGGCCTGCTAGTCACGGGCGTTTTAAAAACAGGACAACCATTTCTGCTCAATTTGCCCCAAAAGCAGCCAATTTATTCAGAAAATGGTGTGCACAATTCCCCATCCAGAAAATTATCTGGGTCAGTGGTAACGGCTAAAATTACGCCGCCAGAGTTCATCCAAGTCGATAGAAGTTTCCTCACTACTCCATCAAAACTCAAACCCAAGAACGAAAATATAGTTAATAAAATCAGCAAAAAACTTCCACCCCCCAAATCCACTGGTTTATTAGCTCAATCTGATAATTCGGAGTCTGTAGTCGCGGCTAGGCGTAGAGTAACAAGATCAAGATTTCAAACTTTCGGTAGCCGACCTTTACCAGTTATCAGCTTTGGTAATTCTGGTGTGGCTGTGAGAGTCTTGCAAAGACTGTTAATTTCTAATGGATACGGGATGCGAATTGATGGAGTATTCGGCCCGTTTACAGAAACGGCTGTCAGAGCCTTTCAAAATCAACGAAATTTAGTTCCAGACGGTATAGTGGGTCAGAGAACTTGGCGTGAGTTGACATTTTAG
- a CDS encoding sulfite exporter TauE/SafE family protein, which yields MSNIVIQMLLIGLVAGVAGGMFGIGGGAIMVPAMVLLIGLDQKFATGTSIAAQILPIGILGAAVYYRNGNLNIKYALLIAAGLIVGNLFGALFANQPFISSETMKKLYGIFLLLLGARYLIDK from the coding sequence ATGTCTAATATAGTCATCCAAATGCTGCTAATCGGTCTGGTGGCTGGTGTAGCTGGTGGTATGTTTGGGATTGGTGGTGGTGCAATTATGGTACCAGCAATGGTGCTACTTATCGGTTTAGATCAAAAATTTGCCACAGGTACTTCCATTGCGGCTCAAATCTTACCAATTGGTATCTTAGGTGCAGCAGTTTACTATCGTAATGGTAATCTGAATATCAAATACGCCTTGCTAATTGCTGCTGGTTTGATAGTAGGAAATTTATTTGGCGCATTGTTTGCCAATCAGCCATTTATTAGCAGTGAAACCATGAAAAAATTGTATGGCATTTTTTTGCTATTGTTAGGAGCGCGTTATTTAATTGACAAATGA